The genomic segment CCGCTTTCGTTGGTGGCTGGCGTTCAAGTACAACTATATCCGTGAAGAGGTTGCGTTTCGCTTCGGATACACTTGGTCAATACTGCGGCCAATGGCTTTCGAGTTAGGAAATCGTCTGGTAGAGGCAAGAATATTTCACCAGAGCGATGATGTTTTCTTTTTAACGGGTGATGAACTACAGGTCGCATTGCAGGCTTATGGTAACGGTGATACCAATATCGACTTCGCGGCGCTCGCTGCCGGGCGCAGAGAATTGCGCGAGGCACGCAAACGTCACCACCCGCCGGGCACACTGCCACCGGAGGTAAGCGAGCTCGATGCGGTGTCTTTTAAAGAGACCCAAATTAAGAACGACGCGGATAGCCATACGATGCGTGGCTTTCCCGTCAGCTCCGGAGCGGTGACAGCCAAGGCCAGTGTTGTTTTAGGACCCTCTGATTTTGACAATATGGTGCCGGGCAGTATCCTCGTAAGCCCCCTGACGACACCTGCCTGGACTCAATTATTTGCAAATGCTGTGGGTTTGGTGACCGATGTCGGCAGCATTCTTGCCCACGGCTCTATAGTGGCTCGCGAGTATGGCATCCCGGCGGTGCTGGGTGTTGGCAACGGAACGCAGCGGATTAAGCACGGCCAAACAATTTCTATTGATGGAGACGCGGGGACAATTGTGATCCACGAAGAAGAGTAGCCCACCGGCAAATTCTGATAAAAAAGGCGGCCTTATGGCCGCCTTTTTCCACACCTCAGCTCGGTTAGCTATGGCATGCCGTCGTAGCTGACTTGGAGCGTGTAGGTGGTCGGCTGCTGAAGCAGACCAAAAAGCTGTGCATCTCCGCCACCCAACGACGTTCGTGGCAGGTACTGGCCATCATGGCCACTGGCGTTTCTGACAGAGAACACGACGTCCCATGGGCCTTTCGTAACACCAAAGTTAAGCATTAAATTTTGATATCGCTCCCGCGCGGGCACATAGGCGTCTGGTGCGGTGAACGGATTGATGCCATCAACTCGGTCGCGCGTTACATAGTTTGCCGACAAGTACATGTCCCAGCCGCTTACGACGTTGTCACGATTCCAGTTAACGCCAATATTGTGCGTTTCTGGAGCGTAGTTGTAGAGCTCACCTCCTTTTCTGATGGCACCTGGGTAGTTTGAAACCGTACCCGGGTCTGGAACTTCAGTTACCTTTGTGTCGGTATACGTGTAGGCGTAATCGATCAGTAAGCTATCAGTGATTGCCCAAGTTAGCGCCAACTCCGCCGACGTTACATCAGCATCTGTTCCGCCAATCGGCATCGATACTGGGTTTCCTGGCACTGCAACCTGTGCCCACAAGGGAATGTCTTGCCAGTCGCCGATTACATATGCAGCCTCCACCTGCAGGCGGCCGTCAGCCAATGTCCATTTGGTGCCCAACTCGGTATTGGAGAGCTCGGCTGCGTCTACGTCACCGACTTGCTGTATGCCGGCGTTGGCTAGAGCTGTACGGTTGTTTGCGGTGAGAATGATGGGAGCACGATTGGCAGTTGATTGGGTAATGTAAACCATACCGTTATCACTGGGTGTCCACGTCAGTTCGATTCGGTGGCTCGTGTGGTCGAAAGAGGATTCTTCTACGGTTGTTGTCACACCACTCCCTTGTGGCCCAAAGTATGGGTCGGAGAAATAAGTAAACCCAGGAAAAAACGAAGTGGATGAGTAAACGCTGGTGTTGGTTCTTTCCTCGTCGTGGAAACGCATCCCGAGAGAAGCGCTGAACATCTCGGTAAATGCGTACTCGACCTCGCCGTATACCGCCATAGCCTCCGATTCAATTGGGTCGAAGGTACGCTCCCGGAAAAAGAAATCTGGGGTATCAACTGTACCACCGGAGTCACTCTCCGCATCTAGATAAAACAGACCAGCCAGCCATTGCAACCTGCTATCGCCTTTCGACACCAATCGCAGCTCGTTTGTCATGGACTCTGCAGGCTGGTTAAACACTACGCCGCTCTTCATCGGGCCTAAGCCGACGTCAAATATGAACTCTGAAAAGGTCTCTTTTTTGGGAGTGTCGACGAACCCGAACGAGTAGCTCAGATCAGCGAAGCCAAGATCCATATCTGCGTGGAATGTTGTCCAAGAAATCTCGAATTCATTCTTTACTTGGCCGTCGGGGAAAAGTTCTAAAATGACCTGGGTTTCAATCGGGCTGAGAATCATTTTTCCGCCGGTGCTATCCAGTATCTGGGTCCCCGGCAGCATGTTGTACTCGGTGTTCCATTCGGAGTGGGTTAACTCAAGATTAAGCTTATCACTCACTTGCCAGTATACTTTGGCGCGAATTGTGTCCCGAGTGTTGGCGAGAGGGTCATCAAAATCCGGATTTCCGAATACCTCACCATAGCCAGGATCGTCATTTCTTTGGTAGGAGAGGCGGACACCAAAAACATCTTCAACAATCGGAAGGTTTACTACTGCCCCGACTTGGTAGCCTGAGCCGGGCGTGCCTTCAGTTTGCGAGTAGCTAGCGCGCACCTTGTACCCGAAGTTTTGAAGGTCGACCGGGTTGGTGCGCATGATGAGGCTACCTGCCGCTGAGTCCTGACCGTAGGTCGTGCCTTGCGGACCCCGCAGGACTTCAATGCGCTCGAGATCAAATGTATCGATTGGCGGCGGATTGGGGGTGCTGATATCGACATATGGGATGTCGTCTACGTAATAGCCCACCGGGGACTGTGCGTCGGACGCGCTCGATTGGACGATACCACTACCTCTTATTTGAACCGATTGCGCTACCGGCTGTTTGTTGCCGAATGTTACGGCGCCGGGAATCAGATTAACTACCATCGACACATCGCTGAGAGTAGGCAGTTCTAATTGCGCTTCAGAGATCGCCTGAATCGACTGAGTTACCGACATTAGGTTCTCGGAGCGACGAGTCGCCGTCACCATTACCTCTTCGAGGACGTATCCCTCCCCGCTGTCCTCTTGTGCCAAAACTGCACCCGAAAACGGTGCTACCAGTGTCGTCGCGACTACAGAAAAAAGTGCTCTCTTCATATCCGCCTCCCGGATGGCGATTTGTTATTTTCTACAGGTACTTATATTTATGGATTCTTGCCAAGTCCACTTTATTAGCTGCCCTTGTAGCCCTCAACCAAGCTCCAAGGCAAGTTCCCCCATTTTTTTGGGGGGCTTAAAGCACCTCCTCAATCGCTATTGCCCTAACCCATGATCCTTCCATCCTCTCAACATTAAGCGGCAGACTCATGAAAAAGACTCGATCCGAGGTAAGCTTTTCGATGTTTACGAGCGGGTAGACGATAGGGATATTGTTGCCAGTCATGGCTCTGTGCGTGGGGCTGTTGTCTGGTTCTGGCGCGTTCATGTTTGTCTCCCAAGAGATGCCCGGTACGCCTGGGCCAAACATTTTTATCCGCATCTCCTCGGCCAGCCATCTGGCTGTTTCTTCGATCACCACAGGCTGGTCTTCACCTGCGTAGGGGCTTGTTAGAAGCACAATGTCGCCCATTCGAACATTACTAAGATGTTTTGGGAGGATCGGTTCTCCTTTCAGGTGGCTTAACCGACAGACGCAGGCTTCGCCGTAATAAGTATCTAAGGGCATATCCCAGATACCGAGCATGCCTTCCGGCAGATCGCTCCAGTTGTCGTTGTGGCCAACGCCAAGCTGAATGTGCGAACCCATATGGCCACTTGTTCCAGCGATTGGCCAGTCGGGTATCGTGCGAACGTTACCTCCAATTAAGTGCTCTATTGTGTTGTCTTTTTGGTTAACCGTCTCTTCTACGATCCATGGCATGTCGTAAACGTCACGAGTTCCTTCCTCGACAGTGCCGTCGAGACGCGTTAAGCGGGATCTAATCGGCCAGCTGAGATCTACAATTCTTTGATCCTTAAGGCTTATCATCGGTTCGACTCTTCTGGCTCGAAGGCGACGGCGCGAATGAAGCTGGCCTCAAACTTCTCAAAATTAAACGGCAGGCCGAAATATAATACGCGGTCAGCGCTCAGTGATTTGATGTTTACCAGTGGATGCGCAAAAGGAACGTTGGCGGAGAGCAACGTGCGACGCACCGGTGAGTTGTTTGGCGGCTGGAGTTTTAGATCGTATTGCCAATCTACACCAGTTGCCTCCAAGCCCAACATTCTGATCTTCCGATCTTGGACCAGCCANTTTGCGGTCTCATTTGACAGCCATGGCTGTTCTAATCCCTCAAAAGGACTGGACATCAAGACGATGTCTCCCTCCTTTACGCTGCTCAGGTGTTTCGGGAGAATTTCGATCCCGCGGATGTCGCCTTTTTCACTTTGCATCCGCCNACCGACGCCTCGAGGATAATCGTCCGCATGCTCCAGCGGCTGTGGACTGAGATTATCCAGGTAGCACACTGCTGCTTCGCCGACGAAAGTTTCAAGCGGCATTTCCCAAAGACCTAACATATCGTCAGGCATACCGGGCCAGTGGCTGATGTGACCCTTGCCGCCTTGCACATGGGCTCCGTTATGAGAGGTCAAGCGCTCTTGATGGTAAGTCTCGTCTCCTTCTGGCGCCGCATACAGTGTGAAAAGCGAATTGTCTCCGGGGAATACACCCTCATGCATAATCCAGGGCGTGCCATATGGGTCGGTACCGCCTTCTTCAAGACTGCCGTCAACGCGATGAACTCGCGGCTTGATCCGCGGACTCAAATCAACAGGTCGATAACCGTCTAGAGAAAACATTGGTTGAGACTACGCTGGTGTGGATGACACAACAATAAATGCAGAGGGACGTTCACCCATTTAGCCGAGCATGTCAGCCTCGCGCAGCCGCTCTATCGCAATGAAGAAAAAATCATCTTTTGGTATTGCGCCAGCCTTTAAAACGAAAGAGGTCGGCTTGTTTCCTGCTTGATGACAGTATCCCCCGCTAAGCTCATCAAAACCTGCGACGGCCAATTGTTTGACANNNAGTGCNCTCATNACCTGNCCCGANGTNTCCCCTCCCGCAACCACAAATTTTCGGACACCTAAGNTATGCAGTCCACTGGCCACTTCACCCAGGATTCGATCGGCAAGATCGGCAGCGCCTTGCCGTCCCAGCTTGCTCTGCGTTATTTCGAGTCCTTCCACATCGACGGAAGTGCTCACGCCGATAGGCCCGCTGGCAATATTGTCAGCCGCCCACGACAGGATGTGGTCGACATAATCAGATCGCTCCGACGCTTTAATCAAATCCACGCGAAATGTGGGGTGGCGTTGCTCAAAATACGCGACCTGACTGAGCGTGGCTGCGGCGCAACTCCCAGCGATAAAAGCCTCATACCCCGGGCTGGCTGAAAGATGAGTTTTTGCTTCGGTCATCCTTATGGAGCTGTCGCGTTGTTGCCAAGCGCGCGCGAGAAAGACCGGTAATGCGTCGGCGCCAGTGGTTAATGACCAGTCGAGTGCAAAATCAGCAATGCGTGCCATGTCCTCATCATCCGCAGCATCTGTGATGTAGAAGCTCGTAGCGTNGCCATCCTGAATGTGTCTCTCAATCGCATCCGGTCCTTGGCTCAAAATTTCGCGGGAGATCAGCCCAACTTTCCGTTGGGATTGCGTTTGCAAAACCTCAACAAGGTTTGAATTAGTCATTGGTGTTACTGGATCGTCACGCTTAAACGACTCGCCCAATGGCGTCTTACCCAGATATAAAATTCCATCTACAAGCGTCACAGTGTAACGAGGGAATGCGGGACAAAATATCGTCTGTCGCCCACCCACCGCGCCTAGCATCGCGTCAGCTATTGGTCCAATGTTGCCTTTTTCCGTGGAATCGAAAGTCGCGCAGTACTTGTAGAAAAACCTCTTACAACCGATATCTTGCAGCGCCTGAACTGCTCTTACAGCTTCCTCCTGGGCCAGCGCCGCATCCACCAACCGAATCTTGCGCGCGACGACTACCGCTGTTGCCTTTGACTCTGCTATCTGNGCAAGTTCATCGACCGAAGTAACTAAAGGGCACTCGACACCCTCACTTTCTAGCAGGCTAGCGACCATCATGCCGCCCGTTAAATCATCGGCCAAAACCCCTAGTTCAATCATTCTGAAGACCTATCCGCTGCTAAATNAAGACTTAATTCCATCGGAATGATGGGTGAAAAGTAGAAAAGCATCTTTTTATATCAGTGGGAAGTAGGACAAGATTAAAGTCCCCCATTTGATTTGTTGCTGAGTGGTGAAGGACACAGGTTATGCAATATAGGGACTTAGGTGGATCAGAGATACCCGCATCTATCGTGGGTTTGGGTACCTACCTGGCCGGTAGCGGTAACAATGACGGAGAGTACATCACCGCAATAAATAAAGCGCTTGACCACGGCGTTACGTTAATTGACACCGCCCCCTCATACGGCTGGGGTCATAGCGAACAGGTGGTTGGACAGGCGATAAAGGGGCGTCGTGACGACGTCGTCATCGCAACCAAATGTGGGTTGTGGTGGCATGATGAGCGNGGCTCACCTATTGGNGAAAAAGANGGCAAAGATGTGAGACTGAGTCTGCGGCCGGACACCATTAGGATCGAAGTTGAGGACAGCTTACGTAGGCTAGNTATAGAAACAATTGACCTGCTGCAGTGTCANAAGCCTGCTGTGGAGCCTGAGTTGACNCCGATCGAGGANACTATGGCCTGCNTGGCGGCNCTAAAGGAGGAAGGTAAGGTCCGNGCGATTGGTATTTCCAATGTCTCCATNGAGCAATTAGANCGGTACCGGNTCNCAGGCGAGCTTGCCAGCCATCAGTNTCGATACAGCATGTTGTTTCGCGCACCCGAGGATGACGTCTTGCCATATTGCGCTGAGCATAATGTCGCGAGTATTTGCTACATGTCACTGGAGCAAGGTCTTTTGACCGGTAAAGTCGGCCCAGATCGCAGTTTCAATGCGGGGGATTGGCGCGCAAATGCAGAGCAGTGGCTACCATGGTTCAGGCGAGAGAACCGGCAGAAGTTATTAGATATGTTCTCAGGTTGGCAGGATCTGCTCGAGCACCACAATTGTACAATCGCGCAACTGGTCATAGCGTGGACCGCAGCCCAGCCTGGCGCCACACATATTTTGTGCGGATTACGGACTGCAGACCAAGGCATTGAGGCTGCCGGTGCTGCTGCCATTCTGCTCAGCGAGAGTGATGTTCAACGCATAAGTAGCGACCTGACCGCTCTCGGTAATCCCGTCACAGAACAGCTCGGAGGTTAGAGGTTTAATTGTACGGATTGAAAAGAAACTACTGTGAGACCTTTTTTCCCGGAGCTCGCAAGTCTCCGTCGATGTAATGACATGTCCGTCACATCAACCAGACTAGGAAAGGTTCGGGGCCGGGAAGATGCCTATGGCCACGCTTTTCTGGGCTTGCGATATGGCGATTCACCCGCAGGTGCGCGGCGTTTTTTACCACCGATTGCAGCGCCCGCATGGAACGGAGTTCATGATGCGACCCGTTATCCAAATCGTGCCATGCAGACTGACTCGCCAGGAATCTTTAAGCGAGATGTCCCGGGCGAATGCAGCGAAGATTGCTTATTTTTAAATATCTACACACCGGCGCCAGACAATAAGGCGCGTCCCGTTATGGTCTGGATCCACGGAGGCGCATTTGTCCGCGGATCCGCAAACGAATACGACGGCTCAGTACTCGCAATGCAAGGGGATATTGTTGTTGTCACGGTTAACTTTCGTCTGGGTGTATTTGGCTTCTTTGGGCTCTCAGACTTTGGGTCCGAGTATGCCGGCTCGGAATCAAATGGCGTTCGCGATGTCCTCCTCGCGCTCGAGTGGGTCCGGGACAACATAGCCGATTATGGCGGCGATCCTGGCAACGTCACGATATCGGGTGAATCCTCCGGTGCCACCATGGTCATGAGCCTGCTCGCTGTGCCAGCGGCAGACTCGCTCTATCACAAGGCGATTGGGCACAGTGCTACGTGTGTTTTTCGGGAAAAAACTGATCGCACGGAGCAATTGAGTGATTGCATTGGAGTCGAGCCGAATCAGTTGCTTGATAGGCTAAAAACAATGCCCGCCAATGAAATCGCTAATATTAATTTCCCTATTGGAGTGTACGTTGACGGCAACGTCATTTCGCGCTCGACTATGGATGCCATTCGTGATCGGGGTGCTTCCGGTGTGCCGCTGCTGATTGGTAGCAATTTGCGAGAGGGTACTTTGTATACCTTAGGTCAGCACACCGACAAGGACCATTATCCAAGTTTGAATAAAGCATTAGCGAAAGAGACGTTGCTTGGCGCTGACCCATCAACTTTCTTGGCCGCACTGCGTAGCGAGTTTCCAACTGCATCTCCTGGCACTTTCCATGAAATGATTTGGAACAATATGTTCAGACGGATTTGCCTAATTGCGGCAGAAACCACTTCAGGCGCTGGATGTGGCACCTGGTTTTATCGTTTTGACATGCCCGCTGATTTGCCAGGCATGGAAGATCTGGGCGCGGCCCACGCTAGTGAACTTGCTTTTACGTTCAATATTTTTGAAAAGTCAGAAACGCACTGCCTGATTTTTCATGATCGAGATAATCTTGAGGTCCAGCGTGTCGCAAGC from the Flavobacteriales bacterium TMED191 genome contains:
- a CDS encoding four-carbon acid sugar kinase family protein; this translates as MIELGVLADDLTGGMMVASLLESEGVECPLVTSVDELAQIAESKATAVVVARKIRLVDAALAQEEAVRAVQALQDIGCKRFFYKYCATFDSTEKGNIGPIADAMLGAVGGRQTIFCPAFPRYTVTLVDGILYLGKTPLGESFKRDDPVTPMTNSNLVEVLQTQSQRKVGLISREILSQGPDAIERHIQDGXATSFYITDAADDEDMARIADFALDWSLTTGADALPVFLARAWQQRDSSIRMTEAKTHLSASPGYEAFIAGSCAAATLSQVAYFEQRHPTFRVDLIKASERSDYVDHILSWAADNIASGPIGVSTSVDVEGLEITQSKLGRQGAADLADRILGEVASGLHXLGVRKFVVAGGXTSGQVMXALXVKQLAVAGFDELSGGYCHQAGNKPTSFVLKAGAIPKDDFFFIAIERLREADMLG
- a CDS encoding aldo/keto reductase; this encodes MQYRDLGGSEIPASIVGLGTYLAGSGNNDGEYITAINKALDHGVTLIDTAPSYGWGHSEQVVGQAIKGRRDDVVIATKCGLWWHDERGSPIGEKXGKDVRLSLRPDTIRIEVEDSLRRLXIETIDLLQCXKPAVEPELTPIEXTMACXAALKEEGKVRAIGISNVSXEQLXRYRXXGELASHQXRYSMLFRAPEDDVLPYCAEHNVASICYMSLEQGLLTGKVGPDRSFNAGDWRANAEQWLPWFRRENRQKLLDMFSGWQDLLEHHNCTIAQLVIAWTAAQPGATHILCGLRTADQGIEAAGAAAILLSESDVQRISSDLTALGNPVTEQLGG
- a CDS encoding carboxylesterase/lipase family protein; the encoded protein is MSVTSTRLGKVRGREDAYGHAFLGLRYGDSPAGARRFLPPIAAPAWNGVHDATRYPNRAMQTDSPGIFKRDVPGECSEDCLFLNIYTPAPDNKARPVMVWIHGGAFVRGSANEYDGSVLAMQGDIVVVTVNFRLGVFGFFGLSDFGSEYAGSESNGVRDVLLALEWVRDNIADYGGDPGNVTISGESSGATMVMSLLAVPAADSLYHKAIGHSATCVFREKTDRTEQLSDCIGVEPNQLLDRLKTMPANEIANINFPIGVYVDGNVISRSTMDAIRDRGASGVPLLIGSNLREGTLYTLGQHTDKDHYPSLNKALAKETLLGADPSTFLAALRSEFPTASPGTFHEMIWNNMFRRICLIAAETTSGAGCGTWFYRFDMPADLPGMEDLGAAHASELAFTFNIFEKSETHCLIFHDRDNLEVQRVASVWSDAIARFVASGDPNGGDLPYWPPYDNNDRSCLIIDKALRIESDPDEQMRSLWNSEAVI